AGCCTGCCCCGTACACCGTTCCGAGGCGCACTTCGGGTGCGAACGCCGGCGGCACCGGGAGCTCGCCGCGCTGCGCCAGCACCGCTTCGACGGCGGACAACGCGTCCATGTCGCAGCCCGACGCGCGCAGCGATGCCAGGAGGGTGGAGAGCCTCTGCGCGCGAACCGGCACGCCCTCGATGACGACGTGGACGGCGAGTCTGAGCTCCACGGCAAAGCGCTCCGGCGCCACGTACGCGTCGAGACGCACGGGCGAGTGCTCCGCCTGGCTCGGCGGCGGCCAACCTCGCGGCTCGTGCCCTGATGCCAGCTGCGCCGCGTGGACGTTGGCGTAGGCTCCGCGGCCCGTCTGGATGTCGAGCGTCGACCACCCGAGCGGAACACCTTGAACCGCCGCGGCGACGCGCCCGGTGAGGAACCAGTCCCGCTCGCGGGCGTTGAGCTCACGCAGGAGCGCGAGGTCTGGACCGCTGGGAGGGCCTGTGCGCATGCGATAGGGTGTACCACCTCGGGACCAACACGGAGGCTTGCTTTCGTGCACCATCGGAGTACTGGCCCAGCCAGGGCACGCCGCGAAGAACGGAACGACTCGAGATGACACTGGCCTTGCCGCACGCAATCTCCACGGGTGATCTCATCGATGGTCGCTACCGTGTGATCTCCCTGCTGGCAGAGGGCGGAATGGGTGCTGTCTTCCTCGCAGAGCACATGGGGCTCTCGAAGGAGGTGGCCCTCAAGGTCATCCACAAGGGCATCGCTGGCGACGGCGACATGCGCGCGCGCTTCGCACGTGAGGCCATGGCAAGCGCGCAGATCGACCATCCGCACGTCGCGAGCACCCTCGACATCGGCGCGCTCCCTGACGGCTCGGCCTACTTGGTGATGCCGCTCATCCGTGGGCCGAGCCTCGCCGACACACTGGATTCTGGGCCGATGCCATGGCCACGGGCGGTCTCCATCGGTGCGCAGATTGCCGACGCGCTCGAGGCCGCGCACGCGGCCGGCATCGTGCATCGCGACCTCAAGCCCGACAACGTGGTGCTCACGGCACGCGACGACGGGCGCGATCACGTGAAGGTGCTCGACTTCGGGATCGCCGGCCTGAGCGGTGCGGCGGAGGCGACCTCCGAGGTTCCCCTGACGCGCGCTGGCGTGGTGATGGGCACGCCGGGGTACATGTCGCCCGAGCAGGCCGTCGGCGAGGTCGTCGACCTGCGCACGGATCTGTACGCGCTCGGGGTGATCCTGTGGGAGTCGGTGGTTGGACGGCGGCTCTTCGACGGTCCCGACATCACGTCGATCATCACGCGGCAGCTCACCACCGTCGCCACGCCCATCGCGTCGCTCGATGCGAATGTGCCGCCGGAGCTCGACGCGCTCGTCTCGAGGCTGTTGTCCCCGTCCCGCGACCAGCGGCCGAGCAGCGCCGGGGAGGTGCGCGACGTGCTGGTCGCTTCGCTCCCCGCGATGCGTCCGAGCTTGGTGGACTCCCTCCCGACCATGCGCGAGTCGTTCCCAGAGTGTGGCGCTGCAGACCGAGTCCATGGGCCACGCTGCGACGCTCTATCCATCGTCGCACCCGCAGGCACTGACCCCCGCGCGCGTCGGCGGGATGCGCGCTCGGCTGCGGAGCTTGCCGATGGGTGTGCGGCTCGCGCTGGTCGCGGCCCCGCTGCTCGTGCTGGTCGCGCTGTTCGCGTTTGTGATGCGCCCCACCGTCATCGTGCCCATCGCCCCCGCGCCTCGTCCGCAGGTCGTCGCAGTGGCTCCGCCGCGCTCCGACATCGTGCAGACGTCTCGTGGCCCGGTCATCGTCGAACGGGCGGAGAACGATTCGTCAGCCGCCGCGGCGGTCGTACTCGACCCGAGCATCGAGAGCGCGATCGCGGCGCTGATGAACGTGGAGAGTCGCAGCGACCGCCAGGTCGCCGCCAACACCATCGTGATGGCCACGACGACGCCCGTCCCGGAGTACGCACGCGCCCTCGCGCGCTTCGAGCTGGGGCAGGGCTGCGCCGAGCGCCGGTCTGCCCTCGAGAGCATCGCCGAGATTGGCGACGCGCGAGCCCTGCCCTTCGTGGCCCGGCTCGACGCGCTCCCTCGCCAAGGATGCGGACGCCGTGGTCGGGAAGACTGTCAGGCGTGCACCCGCACCCAGGTCGCGAACGCGATGCGTGCGCTCACCGCAGACGCGCCCTGAGCGAAGGAAGCCCTGCCGCGCCGGCCCACGTGAGCGGGCGGTCCCTCACTCCGAAGGGCGGTGCACCACGCCCTCGAGGACCTCTCTCGCGTTTCTATCCATGATCAACACAGACTTCTGAAGAATCAAGGAGTTCGGGACAGTGATGACATGACCACCATCGAAGCTCTTCAGATGAACGAAGAGATAGGTCAGGTCGGACACCTCTCCGTCGACCGGGAAGTCCTTGTCTAGGATGCGCAGCGTGTCCCCGATCTTGATGGGATGCGCAAACAGCAGCAATATGCTCGACGTAAAATTCGACAGCAGGGACCACTGCGCAAAGAACGCGATACCGAGCACCGTGAGCGTCGTTCCCACGAACACTGCGATTTCGCTTTGTTCGACGCCCCATACGACCGCCAGCATGAACACTGCAGACACGAAGGTTATGAGGTGAACGGCTTTGACAACGGCCTTCCTTCTTCCGCGCTGCAGCTGAATCTGTTTCAGAGATCTGTTGACGAAGCTCTTGGTCAGATAGTGAACCACTGCATATACAGCCAGCACCGCGACGCTCTCGAGCACCTGCATCTTGTAGAGTTCCATCTTTCATCTCATAGGTGACCGTCACGGTTGTGGCGTCGCTCAACGGGCGTGATTCATGAGCCGGTCACGGAGGCCGTCTGAGGGGATCGACGTGACGAGGGGGAGTTGGTAGGAGGTGGCGTTCGTATCCCCACCGAGGC
The Sandaracinaceae bacterium genome window above contains:
- a CDS encoding mechanosensitive ion channel, whose protein sequence is MELYKMQVLESVAVLAVYAVVHYLTKSFVNRSLKQIQLQRGRRKAVVKAVHLITFVSAVFMLAVVWGVEQSEIAVFVGTTLTVLGIAFFAQWSLLSNFTSSILLLFAHPIKIGDTLRILDKDFPVDGEVSDLTYLFVHLKSFDGGHVITVPNSLILQKSVLIMDRNAREVLEGVVHRPSE
- a CDS encoding serine/threonine protein kinase — encoded protein: MPHAISTGDLIDGRYRVISLLAEGGMGAVFLAEHMGLSKEVALKVIHKGIAGDGDMRARFAREAMASAQIDHPHVASTLDIGALPDGSAYLVMPLIRGPSLADTLDSGPMPWPRAVSIGAQIADALEAAHAAGIVHRDLKPDNVVLTARDDGRDHVKVLDFGIAGLSGAAEATSEVPLTRAGVVMGTPGYMSPEQAVGEVVDLRTDLYALGVILWESVVGRRLFDGPDITSIITRQLTTVATPIASLDANVPPELDALVSRLLSPSRDQRPSSAGEVRDVLVASLPAMRPSLVDSLPTMRESFPECGAADRVHGPRCDALSIVAPAGTDPRARRRDARSAAELADGCAARAGRGPAARAGRAVRVCDAPHRHRAHRPRASSAGRRSGSAALRHRADVSWPGHRRTGGERFVSRRGGRTRPEHRERDRGADERGESQRPPGRRQHHRDGHDDARPGVRTRPRALRAGAGLRRAPVCPREHRRDWRRASPALRGPARRAPSPRMRTPWSGRLSGVHPHPGRERDACAHRRRALSEGSPAAPAHVSGRSLTPKGGAPRPRGPLSRFYP